One stretch of Priestia megaterium DNA includes these proteins:
- a CDS encoding EcsC family protein yields the protein MSEHEQLRVELRKIEKWEKDQKGLFFWERLARLPFSALDKVTPKFIHQKIEKLLDEIAKYVDNGGQYLANTSATLEKASAQLQENKQLSIEDIQHLSLQEMDELAEHFIEVRKKNAQIQGATTGVGGIFTLAIDVPFVLGLTLKTLQEVAVSYGYDPTEQEERIFMVKCMQFSSSDIVGKRAILEELASGNRTQSLQQLQGWREVFLTYRDSLGWKKLFQMIPIAGMVFGAYINKQAITDIGEVGMMLYRKRRILEKVSQSKK from the coding sequence ATGTCAGAGCATGAACAGTTGAGAGTAGAATTACGAAAAATTGAAAAATGGGAAAAAGACCAAAAAGGACTTTTTTTCTGGGAGAGGCTGGCTCGCTTGCCTTTTTCAGCTTTAGATAAAGTAACGCCAAAGTTCATTCATCAAAAAATAGAAAAATTATTAGATGAAATTGCTAAGTATGTCGATAATGGAGGTCAGTATTTAGCTAATACGTCTGCCACGCTAGAGAAAGCATCAGCCCAATTACAAGAAAATAAGCAGCTTTCGATAGAGGATATTCAGCATTTATCTCTGCAAGAAATGGATGAATTGGCGGAGCATTTTATTGAAGTTCGAAAAAAGAACGCACAGATTCAAGGAGCTACAACCGGAGTAGGTGGAATTTTTACACTGGCTATTGATGTTCCTTTTGTATTGGGACTTACACTTAAGACACTGCAAGAAGTGGCTGTTTCTTATGGGTACGATCCCACTGAGCAGGAGGAACGTATTTTTATGGTCAAATGCATGCAGTTTTCGTCTTCAGATATTGTAGGGAAACGTGCAATCTTAGAAGAATTAGCAAGCGGCAATCGAACGCAGAGCTTGCAGCAGCTCCAAGGTTGGAGAGAAGTGTTTCTAACCTATAGAGACAGCTTGGGATGGAAAAAGCTATTTCAAATGATTCCTATAGCAGGAATGGTATTTGGGGCGTATATTAACAAACAAGCGATTACTGATATAGGAGAAGTTGGAATGATGCTCTACCGTAAAAGGCGCATTTTGGAAAAAGTCTCACAATCTAAAAAATAA
- a CDS encoding cation:dicarboxylate symporter family transporter — MKKIRFGLATQIFTGLILGVLVGVIWFNDPRVVTYLQPLGDLFLRLIKMIVIPIVISSLVVGVAGAGSGKQVGKLGVKTILYFEIITTFAIVIGVLIANIFHPGQGVDIHSAQKSDISQYVETSEQQEGKSVAETFLHIVPTNFFQSIVEGDMLAIIFFTVLFALGVAAIGERGKPVVQFFDGVSHAMFHVVNLVMKVAPIGVFALIGVTVSKFGLDSLLSLGKLVILVYLALIFFLLVVLGGIAKWAGINIFHLFRYMKDELLLAYSTSSSETVLPRIMEKLEKMGCPKAIVSFVVPIGYTFNLDGSVLYQAIAALFLAQVYGIDLTIVQQLTLILVLMVTSKGMAAVPGTSFVVLLATLGTIGVPAEGLAFIAGVDRIMDMARTVVNLVGNTLAAIVMSKSEGKFDPKKGTEVMRAG; from the coding sequence ATGAAAAAAATTCGTTTTGGTTTGGCTACGCAGATTTTTACCGGATTAATCCTCGGTGTTCTTGTAGGGGTAATTTGGTTTAACGATCCGCGTGTAGTAACATACCTACAGCCGCTAGGAGACTTGTTTTTAAGATTAATTAAGATGATTGTTATTCCAATTGTTATCTCAAGCTTAGTCGTTGGAGTTGCAGGAGCAGGGAGCGGTAAACAGGTCGGAAAGCTCGGCGTTAAAACCATTCTCTATTTTGAAATTATTACGACTTTTGCAATTGTAATCGGTGTATTGATTGCTAATATTTTTCATCCTGGGCAAGGTGTAGACATTCATTCAGCACAGAAGAGTGATATTTCACAATACGTTGAAACATCTGAACAGCAAGAAGGAAAGTCAGTGGCTGAAACTTTCTTACACATTGTTCCGACAAACTTTTTCCAGTCAATTGTTGAAGGAGACATGCTAGCAATTATCTTCTTTACAGTGTTATTTGCACTTGGAGTAGCGGCAATTGGGGAAAGAGGAAAGCCAGTTGTACAATTCTTCGACGGCGTTTCTCACGCAATGTTTCACGTGGTAAACCTTGTAATGAAAGTGGCTCCAATTGGTGTATTTGCTTTAATTGGTGTAACAGTTTCAAAATTCGGCTTAGATTCACTCCTTTCATTAGGAAAGCTTGTTATCTTAGTTTACTTAGCGTTAATTTTCTTCCTACTTGTTGTATTAGGAGGAATCGCGAAATGGGCAGGAATTAACATTTTCCACTTATTCCGCTATATGAAAGATGAACTGTTGTTAGCATACAGTACATCTAGTTCTGAGACAGTTCTTCCGCGTATTATGGAAAAACTTGAAAAGATGGGCTGTCCAAAAGCTATCGTATCGTTCGTTGTACCAATTGGTTATACATTTAACCTAGATGGTTCCGTTCTTTATCAAGCGATTGCAGCGTTATTCTTAGCGCAGGTGTACGGTATTGATTTAACGATCGTTCAACAGCTGACGCTCATTCTTGTATTGATGGTTACATCTAAAGGAATGGCTGCAGTGCCAGGGACATCATTTGTTGTATTACTGGCTACTCTTGGAACAATCGGTGTTCCCGCAGAAGGATTAGCCTTCATTGCTGGAGTAGACAGAATCATGGATATGGCACGTACGGTTGTTAACTTAGTAGGAAACACACTAGCAGCAATTGTAATGTCTAAATCAGAAGGCAAATTTGACCCTAAAAAAGGTACAGAGGTCATGAGGGCCGGCTAA
- a CDS encoding undecaprenyl-diphosphate phosphatase, producing MWEIIVAIILGIVEGLTEFAPVSSTGHMIIVDDLWLNSKELFSSPVANTFKIVIQLGSILAVVVIFKDRFINLLGLGKKPAAPIGPTNRLNLMQVIVGLLPAGVLGLLFDDYIDEHLFSLNTVLIGLVVGAVLMILADLFGPKRPRVETVDQMSYGQALGIGLFQCIALWPGFSRSGSTISGGVLLGMSHKAAADFTFIMAVPIMAGASGLSLVKNWQYFTSDALPFFIAGFISAFIFALVSIRFFLKLINRIKLVPFAIYRIILAVILYFVFL from the coding sequence ATGTGGGAAATTATTGTAGCAATCATTTTAGGGATTGTAGAAGGTTTAACAGAGTTTGCTCCTGTTTCGTCAACTGGGCATATGATTATTGTGGATGACCTGTGGTTAAATTCAAAAGAATTATTTTCATCTCCAGTAGCTAATACATTTAAAATTGTTATTCAGCTAGGGTCGATCTTAGCAGTAGTTGTTATTTTTAAAGATCGTTTTATTAATTTATTAGGATTGGGAAAAAAACCAGCTGCTCCAATTGGACCGACAAATCGCTTGAATTTAATGCAGGTAATTGTTGGTCTGTTACCCGCAGGAGTGTTAGGACTTTTGTTTGATGATTATATTGATGAACATTTGTTTTCTTTAAATACGGTGCTAATTGGCTTAGTGGTCGGAGCTGTATTAATGATTCTAGCAGATTTGTTTGGACCTAAACGTCCGCGTGTAGAGACGGTGGACCAAATGTCTTATGGACAAGCACTGGGTATAGGACTGTTTCAATGTATTGCTCTTTGGCCAGGTTTTTCTCGTTCAGGCTCAACGATTTCAGGAGGGGTTCTTCTTGGAATGAGCCATAAGGCAGCCGCAGATTTTACATTTATTATGGCAGTGCCAATCATGGCAGGAGCAAGTGGACTTTCATTGGTTAAAAACTGGCAGTATTTCACATCAGATGCACTACCGTTTTTTATTGCTGGTTTTATCAGCGCCTTTATTTTTGCGCTGGTATCTATTCGCTTTTTCCTAAAATTAATTAATCGTATTAAATTAGTGCCGTTTGCGATTTATCGAATTATTTTAGCAGTTATTCTATATTTTGTATTTTTATAA
- a CDS encoding cation diffusion facilitator family transporter: MNNSIRESIAKKVAWISVWSNIALTLGKVIVGWIGNSDAVFADGIHSAADVFASIIVLLVIRVANKPADDDHPYGHGKAEVIVSGIVGIILLLVSFYVVFEGVVGLFHPVESPNILAMWIAVISYIAKVLLYRYSLNVAKQHHSKAIEAIAFDHKADIVASIAAAIGVLLSIIGDKMDVQLLLYGDKIASIFVAYLIFNIARQMMGESFQILMEGNIDEELLKELEESIYEFEDVKRIDRVRAREHGHYILVDIRISIDHFKTIKEGHDLGREIKATLMKKHDNIQEVLIHLNPYYPD; this comes from the coding sequence ATGAACAATAGTATAAGGGAGTCCATTGCGAAAAAAGTAGCATGGATTAGCGTATGGAGCAATATTGCCCTTACGCTAGGAAAAGTAATAGTAGGATGGATTGGAAATAGTGATGCTGTATTTGCTGATGGTATTCACTCTGCAGCGGACGTATTTGCCTCTATTATTGTCTTGTTGGTTATACGAGTAGCAAATAAGCCAGCAGATGATGATCATCCATATGGGCACGGAAAAGCAGAAGTGATTGTCTCAGGAATCGTAGGAATTATTTTATTGCTTGTATCATTTTATGTGGTATTTGAAGGAGTCGTTGGTTTATTCCATCCGGTTGAATCTCCAAATATTTTAGCCATGTGGATTGCTGTTATTTCATACATAGCAAAGGTATTGTTGTACCGTTATTCTTTAAACGTAGCGAAGCAGCACCACAGTAAGGCAATTGAGGCAATTGCATTTGATCATAAAGCAGATATTGTTGCTTCTATTGCAGCGGCAATTGGTGTTTTATTATCCATTATTGGTGATAAAATGGATGTTCAACTGCTGTTATACGGAGATAAAATAGCAAGTATCTTTGTTGCTTATTTAATTTTTAACATTGCCAGACAAATGATGGGAGAGTCTTTTCAAATCTTAATGGAAGGCAATATTGACGAAGAGCTACTGAAAGAACTTGAAGAAAGTATTTATGAATTTGAAGATGTGAAGCGGATTGATCGCGTTCGGGCAAGAGAGCATGGCCATTACATATTAGTTGATATACGTATTTCGATTGATCACTTTAAAACAATTAAGGAAGGTCATGATCTGGGACGAGAAATCAAAGCAACACTTATGAAAAAGCATGATAATATTCAGGAAGTATTAATCCATTTGAATCCTTATTATCCAGATTAA
- a CDS encoding VanZ family protein: MNVSIRSIVKKIMFTLFIAYTAVVIYATLIRENEHVYGKAMNLDLFSTIRLMWDSGNIMLTLTNILGNIVMFAPLGMFIPLFMKWFDGFIQVFTTGFLISFLIEILQYKLTERVFDIDDIFLNTLGTFIGWVIIKILYWIKNMLKARFKKR, translated from the coding sequence GTGAATGTAAGCATCAGGTCAATCGTTAAAAAAATCATGTTCACTCTATTTATTGCGTATACGGCAGTGGTCATTTACGCTACTCTCATACGGGAAAACGAACATGTTTACGGAAAAGCAATGAACTTGGATTTATTTAGTACGATCCGTCTGATGTGGGACAGCGGGAATATAATGCTCACTCTGACAAATATACTGGGAAATATCGTGATGTTCGCGCCGCTTGGAATGTTTATCCCTTTGTTTATGAAGTGGTTTGACGGTTTTATTCAAGTGTTTACGACGGGTTTCTTAATCAGTTTTCTGATTGAAATTTTACAGTACAAGCTAACGGAACGAGTATTTGATATTGATGATATTTTTTTGAATACGCTAGGCACATTTATAGGCTGGGTTATTATTAAAATACTATATTGGATTAAGAACATGCTGAAAGCACGTTTCAAAAAAAGATGA
- a CDS encoding DUF3231 family protein — protein sequence MNENIKSEMQKHQQNQRLNAAELGYLWAQYLGDTLYVCVLGYFLSVVKDPEIKDLLKKAHQISQTHVDELTELFSSEKIPIPVGFGEQDVNKGVPALFDDIFMAIYVNEMAIGGMKKYARALSAVRRQDIYDHLSRCVKESDSLLENSNHVILRKSMLMRPPVIPYPVKVNFVDQKTFISPFFSQMHPLTSLEVTAIQEIVNTNVLGKTLMLAFSQVATTQKLRSYFFDGVKLASKQIKHFTELLSEADLPSPRLLDAYVTNSTISPFSDKLMMYHTSTAVTIAIDNCGAGLSMSFRSDVAVEFSQLIGRIGKYGKDGIRIMIEQGWMEEPPMATDRKKLAEK from the coding sequence ATGAACGAAAATATAAAGAGCGAAATGCAAAAACATCAACAAAATCAGCGGTTGAACGCAGCCGAGTTAGGTTATTTATGGGCGCAATATTTAGGCGATACGCTGTATGTATGTGTTCTTGGGTATTTTCTATCTGTTGTAAAAGATCCTGAGATTAAGGACCTCTTAAAAAAAGCACATCAGATTTCACAAACTCATGTAGACGAATTGACGGAATTATTCAGTTCGGAAAAAATTCCAATCCCAGTAGGTTTTGGGGAACAAGATGTGAACAAAGGAGTTCCTGCTTTATTTGATGATATTTTTATGGCTATTTATGTCAATGAAATGGCCATTGGAGGTATGAAGAAATATGCCAGAGCGCTAAGCGCAGTGAGAAGGCAAGATATTTATGACCATCTATCCCGATGTGTAAAAGAAAGCGACAGTCTTTTGGAGAATTCTAACCACGTTATTTTAAGAAAAAGCATGCTGATGAGACCTCCGGTTATTCCTTATCCTGTAAAAGTGAATTTTGTGGACCAGAAAACGTTTATATCACCATTTTTCTCTCAAATGCATCCTCTAACTTCTTTGGAGGTTACGGCTATTCAAGAAATTGTTAATACAAATGTATTAGGTAAAACGCTGATGCTGGCATTTAGTCAAGTAGCTACCACACAAAAATTACGCTCTTATTTTTTTGATGGAGTCAAGCTTGCGAGTAAGCAAATCAAGCACTTCACCGAGTTACTGTCTGAAGCTGATTTACCAAGTCCGAGGCTGCTTGATGCATATGTAACCAACTCAACGATTTCACCATTTTCAGATAAGCTGATGATGTATCATACTTCCACAGCGGTGACAATCGCTATTGATAACTGTGGTGCTGGCTTGTCTATGTCGTTCCGTTCTGATGTAGCAGTAGAATTTTCTCAGCTAATTGGACGTATAGGGAAGTATGGAAAAGATGGAATTCGGATTATGATTGAGCAAGGTTGGATGGAAGAACCTCCAATGGCAACTGATCGTAAGAAGTTGGCGGAGAAATAA
- a CDS encoding DedA family protein: protein MLESVLLSLIEALKQLSYFGVILALTFEFVPAELVLPLVGYWVYQGDMNLYLAILAGTVGGVCGPLTLYALGRYGGRPLVLKYGKYFLVKEKEIDAADRFFNKYGGGVAFFGRFIPGVRTAISFPCGMAKMNVWLFSIYTFVAMLPVTAIYVYLGYKLGPKWKEVGPIVSQYMQPIGIGIVVLIALFFIIKYVRNKQVGQG from the coding sequence TTGTTAGAGTCGGTTTTACTTTCTTTAATTGAAGCGCTAAAACAGCTCTCTTATTTTGGCGTAATTTTAGCATTAACGTTTGAGTTTGTCCCCGCAGAGCTTGTTTTACCTTTAGTGGGGTATTGGGTGTATCAAGGTGATATGAATTTGTATCTAGCTATCCTTGCAGGCACAGTAGGCGGTGTTTGTGGACCGTTGACTCTTTACGCATTGGGACGTTACGGTGGACGACCGCTAGTTTTAAAATATGGGAAATATTTTTTGGTGAAAGAAAAAGAAATTGATGCTGCTGATCGCTTTTTTAATAAGTACGGCGGCGGGGTTGCTTTTTTTGGACGTTTTATTCCAGGAGTACGCACGGCAATCTCTTTTCCGTGCGGGATGGCAAAAATGAATGTATGGCTGTTTTCCATTTACACATTTGTTGCGATGCTTCCAGTAACGGCCATCTACGTATATTTAGGTTATAAGCTAGGGCCTAAATGGAAAGAGGTGGGGCCGATTGTGTCTCAATATATGCAGCCCATTGGAATCGGAATTGTTGTTTTAATTGCATTGTTTTTTATCATTAAATATGTGCGAAATAAACAAGTAGGACAGGGTTGA
- the thiC gene encoding phosphomethylpyrimidine synthase ThiC, with the protein MSKQNVSVSMKKPFPNSHKVYVQGSREDLKVPMREIHQSPTTGSFGEEENNPVRVYDTSGVYTDPCYEINLQKGLPALREKWIAERNDVETYQGRTVQPQDNGYYDGDPRDQYERFITNRLPLRAKKNKNVTQMHYAKKGIITPEMEFIAIREQMDPEVVREEVARGRAIIPNNINHPESEPMIIGRKFHVKINANIGNSAIRSAIEDEVEKMTWATRWGADTIMDLSTGKDIHTTREWIIRNSPVPVGTVPIYQALEKVKGVAEDLTWEAYRDTLIEQAEQGVDYFTIHAGVLLRYIPLTAKRTTGIVSRGGSILAQWCLAHHEENFLYTRFEEICEICKAYDISISLGDGLRPGSIADANDEAQFGELETLGELTKIAWKHDVQVMIEGPGHVPMHLIKENVDKQMEICQEAPFYTLGPLTTDIAPGYDHITSGIGAAMIGWFGTAMLCYVTPKEHLGLPNKEDVREGVITYKIAAHAADLAKGHPGAQKRDNALSKARFEFRWNDQFNLSLDPERAKEYHDETLPAEGAKTAHFCSMCGPKFCSMRISQDIRNMAQENEKDVNEVRKEGMKEKAKEFVNSGSNIYQ; encoded by the coding sequence ATGTCAAAACAAAATGTATCAGTTTCTATGAAAAAGCCTTTTCCAAACAGTCACAAAGTATATGTCCAAGGATCCAGAGAAGACCTTAAAGTGCCTATGCGTGAAATTCATCAGTCTCCTACTACAGGATCTTTTGGTGAAGAAGAAAATAATCCCGTACGTGTATATGACACGAGCGGTGTTTATACAGATCCCTGTTATGAAATTAATTTACAAAAAGGATTACCGGCTCTGCGCGAAAAGTGGATTGCAGAAAGAAACGATGTAGAAACATATCAAGGCCGTACGGTTCAGCCACAGGATAACGGTTATTATGATGGTGATCCAAGAGATCAGTACGAGCGCTTTATCACTAATCGTTTACCTTTACGCGCGAAAAAAAATAAAAATGTAACGCAAATGCACTATGCGAAAAAAGGAATCATCACGCCCGAAATGGAATTTATCGCTATTCGTGAACAGATGGATCCTGAAGTCGTGCGTGAAGAAGTAGCAAGAGGACGTGCCATTATCCCTAATAATATCAATCACCCTGAAAGCGAACCGATGATTATCGGCCGCAAATTCCACGTGAAAATTAATGCTAATATCGGAAATTCAGCTATTCGTTCAGCTATTGAAGATGAAGTAGAAAAAATGACATGGGCAACGCGTTGGGGAGCCGATACAATTATGGATTTATCAACAGGAAAGGATATCCACACAACACGCGAATGGATTATCCGCAACTCGCCTGTTCCTGTAGGGACCGTTCCTATTTACCAAGCGCTTGAAAAAGTAAAAGGCGTAGCAGAAGATCTAACGTGGGAAGCATATCGCGATACATTAATTGAACAAGCAGAACAAGGTGTTGATTACTTTACTATTCACGCAGGTGTTCTTTTACGCTATATTCCTCTAACAGCGAAACGTACGACAGGTATTGTTTCACGCGGAGGATCCATCTTGGCGCAGTGGTGTTTAGCTCATCATGAAGAGAACTTTTTATATACTCGCTTTGAAGAAATCTGTGAAATCTGTAAAGCATACGATATTTCTATTTCGCTTGGTGATGGGCTACGTCCTGGTTCCATTGCAGATGCTAATGATGAGGCACAGTTCGGTGAATTAGAAACGCTTGGTGAATTAACTAAAATTGCTTGGAAACACGATGTTCAAGTTATGATTGAAGGTCCTGGACATGTCCCTATGCACCTCATCAAAGAAAACGTAGATAAACAAATGGAAATATGCCAGGAAGCTCCCTTCTATACTCTTGGACCGCTTACAACCGACATCGCTCCCGGCTATGACCATATTACATCAGGTATTGGGGCTGCAATGATTGGCTGGTTTGGGACAGCTATGCTTTGCTACGTAACGCCAAAAGAACATTTAGGACTTCCGAATAAAGAAGACGTTCGAGAAGGCGTTATCACCTATAAAATTGCTGCGCATGCCGCTGACCTAGCAAAAGGCCATCCAGGAGCACAAAAACGCGATAACGCGCTGTCTAAAGCAAGATTTGAGTTTAGATGGAATGATCAATTTAACCTGTCACTAGATCCAGAGCGCGCAAAAGAATATCACGATGAAACACTTCCCGCTGAAGGTGCTAAAACAGCCCATTTCTGTTCAATGTGTGGACCTAAATTCTGTTCGATGCGTATTTCTCAAGATATTCGTAACATGGCTCAAGAAAATGAAAAAGATGTAAACGAAGTAAGAAAAGAAGGAATGAAAGAAAAAGCTAAAGAGTTTGTTAACAGTGGTTCAAATATCTATCAATAA
- the yhbH gene encoding sporulation protein YhbH → MGKEVDKSFAVSKEDWSLHRKGHDDQKRHQEKIKEAIKNNLPDLITEENIVMSNGREVVKIPIKSLDEYRIRYNYDKNKHVGQGDGDSKVGDVVARDGSAGDGQKGAGKGQGAGDQAGEDYFEAEVSLMELQEALFAQLELPNLQRKESDQIVVEHIEFNDIRRTGLMGNIDKKRTMMSAYKRNAMTGKPAFHPIYPEDLKFKTWNEVIKPESKAVVLAMMDTSGSMGIWEKYMARSFFFWMTRFLRTKYETVEIEFIAHHTEAKVVSEEDFFSKGESGGTICSSAYRKALELINQKYDPSRYNIYPFHFSDGDNLTSDNARCVKLVNELMKVSNMFGYGEVNQYNRHSTLMSAYKNIQDESFRHFILKQKSDVFHAMKSFFRKETEDQKYA, encoded by the coding sequence GTGGGAAAAGAAGTAGATAAAAGTTTTGCTGTCTCAAAAGAAGACTGGTCCCTCCATCGTAAAGGCCACGATGATCAAAAAAGACATCAAGAAAAAATTAAAGAAGCAATTAAAAATAATTTACCGGATTTAATTACAGAAGAAAATATCGTGATGTCCAATGGAAGAGAAGTTGTTAAAATTCCGATCAAATCATTGGATGAATATCGAATTCGGTACAATTATGATAAAAACAAACATGTGGGTCAAGGTGATGGAGACAGTAAAGTTGGGGATGTAGTAGCACGCGACGGATCTGCTGGAGATGGTCAAAAAGGAGCAGGAAAAGGTCAAGGAGCAGGAGACCAGGCTGGAGAAGACTACTTTGAAGCGGAAGTGTCCCTCATGGAGCTTCAAGAGGCTTTATTTGCTCAATTAGAATTGCCTAATCTTCAGCGAAAAGAATCTGATCAAATTGTTGTGGAACACATTGAATTTAATGATATACGACGTACAGGTTTGATGGGGAATATTGATAAAAAACGAACGATGATGAGCGCTTATAAGCGAAACGCAATGACAGGAAAGCCTGCTTTTCATCCTATTTATCCGGAGGATTTAAAATTCAAAACGTGGAATGAAGTTATAAAGCCAGAATCGAAAGCAGTCGTCTTAGCTATGATGGATACGAGCGGTTCGATGGGCATATGGGAAAAATATATGGCACGAAGCTTTTTCTTTTGGATGACACGCTTTTTACGTACGAAATATGAAACAGTGGAAATTGAATTTATTGCGCATCATACAGAGGCAAAAGTAGTATCAGAAGAAGATTTCTTCTCCAAAGGAGAAAGCGGAGGAACCATCTGCTCATCTGCTTACCGAAAAGCGCTTGAATTAATTAACCAAAAGTATGATCCGAGCCGCTATAATATTTACCCGTTTCATTTTTCAGATGGCGATAACCTAACTTCAGATAACGCAAGGTGTGTAAAGTTAGTAAATGAATTAATGAAAGTGTCAAATATGTTTGGGTATGGGGAAGTGAATCAGTACAATCGACATTCCACTTTAATGTCTGCTTACAAAAATATTCAAGACGAAAGTTTTAGACACTTTATTTTAAAACAAAAATCAGACGTTTTTCACGCGATGAAAAGCTTTTTTAGAAAAGAAACAGAAGACCAGAAATATGCGTAA
- the ytvI gene encoding sporulation integral membrane protein YtvI: MWKKRIWVIASIVIVCLLIPYSLPIVFALLTALALEGIVQKLHQSFKMKRVYAVLMTFILYVVSLILIGFFIVRTIVTQVVALSKIAPSFVKEIYETAIYPTIIKWKYYSNALPTEVISSIERTLEKTVNSLDSLLKSTVEIIISFAATVPGFLLEFLIYLVALVFISLELPAIKNKIKSFLTEETKYKLQVVITQLIQAGVGFIKAQIILSVMTFVMAYVGLWLLDVPYTALLSLLIVIVDILPILGTGSVLVPWGIFALTQGHDSLAIGLFILFGVITVVRRVVEPKVFSTNMGISPLAALVSLYIGFKLLGFVGLFLGPALVILYDALRKVGIIQINFKL, encoded by the coding sequence ATGTGGAAAAAGCGAATATGGGTCATCGCCTCGATAGTAATCGTATGTTTGTTAATCCCTTACAGTTTACCGATTGTGTTTGCTTTATTAACAGCATTAGCACTTGAGGGGATTGTTCAGAAATTGCATCAATCTTTTAAAATGAAGAGAGTCTATGCAGTGCTTATGACCTTCATTTTATATGTTGTTTCGCTCATACTTATTGGATTTTTTATTGTTCGGACAATCGTTACGCAAGTGGTTGCTCTTTCAAAAATAGCGCCTTCATTTGTAAAAGAAATCTATGAAACCGCGATTTATCCAACTATTATTAAGTGGAAGTACTATTCAAACGCTCTTCCTACAGAAGTGATTTCTTCTATCGAGCGCACGCTTGAAAAAACCGTAAATTCATTAGATTCTCTATTAAAAAGTACCGTAGAAATCATTATTAGCTTTGCCGCTACTGTTCCTGGGTTTCTATTAGAGTTTCTTATTTATTTAGTAGCGCTTGTATTTATCAGCCTTGAGCTGCCTGCTATTAAAAATAAAATTAAGTCATTCTTAACAGAAGAAACGAAATATAAGCTACAAGTTGTCATCACTCAGCTTATCCAAGCGGGGGTTGGTTTTATCAAGGCACAAATTATCTTAAGTGTCATGACGTTTGTAATGGCTTATGTAGGGCTTTGGCTATTAGATGTTCCGTATACCGCGCTGCTTAGTTTATTAATTGTAATTGTCGATATCTTACCAATCCTTGGGACAGGCTCGGTGCTCGTTCCATGGGGGATTTTTGCTCTTACTCAAGGGCATGACTCATTAGCAATCGGCTTATTTATTCTATTTGGAGTCATTACGGTAGTAAGACGTGTAGTAGAACCAAAAGTATTTTCTACAAATATGGGTATTTCACCTTTGGCTGCACTAGTTAGTTTGTACATTGGATTTAAACTTTTAGGTTTTGTCGGGTTATTTTTAGGACCGGCTTTAGTTATTTTATACGATGCTCTTCGTAAAGTAGGTATTATTCAAATTAACTTTAAACTATAA